The Ornithinibacillus sp. 4-3 region ATCCAGACCATTCCATTAAGGCAGCAGGTGGATTTATTATCCAAGTAATGCCTGGTGCAGATGAGGAAGTTATAACAAAATTAGAAAACCAGATCAGTAAATTTCCAGCGATATCTAGCTTAGTAGAACAAGGGCATACACCAGAACAAATTTTACTAGAGCTATTCGGAAAAGATGAAATAAATATTTTAGATCGTCAAGATGTGTCCTTTACATGTAATTGTTCGAAGGAAAGATTTGAGCGTGCCATTATCGGACTAGGGAAAGAAGAAATTGTACAAATGATTGAAGAAGATCATGGAGCAGAAGCAACTTGTCATTTTTGTAATGAAGTATATTATTTCACAGAAGAAGAATTGCGTAGTTTATTATAAGAGAATGTAAAGATACATTTTAAACAAAAATGTTGTACGCTTGATGCTAGTATAGTTTCATGGACACAACTTAGTTAAGTCTTTAAAATTATTACTAGGGGGTTGTGTCCAATGGCAAATCACAAACATGGTAAACGTTACAATGATGATTTTAGGAAGATGGTTGTTGATTTATATCGTTCAGGTCAATCAGCTAGGGAATTAAGCAGTGAATATGGCGTTTCAGAAGTAACTATTTATGCATGGATAAAAAAATTCAATCCAGTAGAGCTAGAAGATGGATCATCCGTAACACCAGATGATTACGCAAAGATGCAAAAAGAAATGCTTAAGTTACAACAGGAGAACGAAATATTAAAAAAAGCTATGGCCATATTCGCAAAAAAGTAACCGACAACGATATTACGGATTTCATCGAGCAAGAAAGAGAATATTACCCTGTTCATACATTGTGTGAAGTGCTTGGTGTTCCTAGGAGCACGTACTATCAATCATTAACGTTTTCTATCTCAAAACAAGAACAGGAAAATCGACAACTAACAAAAGAAATCATCCGAATTTTTAACGACAGTAAACAACGTTATGGTGCACCAAAAATCCACCATTTATTAGAGTTGGCCGGATATCATGTAAGTTTAAAACGTGTGCAACGCCTGATGAAAAAGGCAAATATCAGGTCCATCACAACGAAGAAATTCCGTCCGACACCGAGTAAAGAAAAGATAATAGAACGTGAGAATATTTTAGAGCGTGATTTTGAGACGAAAACAATCAATGAAAAATGGGTTGGAGATATTACTTATATCCACACCTTAAAGCAGGGTTGGTGCTATCTGGCAACTGTTTTGGATTTGCATTCAAGAAAGGT contains the following coding sequences:
- a CDS encoding IS3 family transposase (programmed frameshift), with translation MANHKHGKRYNDDFRKMVVDLYRSGQSARELSSEYGVSEVTIYAWIKKFNPVELEDGSSVTPDDYAKMQKEMLKLQQENEILKKGYGHIRKKVTDNDITDFIEQEREYYPVHTLCEVLGVPRSTYYQSLTFSISKQEQENRQLTKEIIRIFNDSKQRYGAPKIHHLLELAGYHVSLKRVQRLMKKANIRSITTKKFRPTPSKEKIIERENILERDFETKTINEKWVGDITYIHTLKQGWCYLATVLDLHSRKVVGHSFGRTMTTELISTALRNAYETQQPCEELIFHSDLGSQYTSDEFAFLITEFNIKHSFSYKGSPYDNACIESFHAILKKEEVNHVQYLDEYSAKIALFQYIEGWYNRKRIHGSINYMTPQEVENICRNIS